The proteins below come from a single Streptomyces sp. M92 genomic window:
- a CDS encoding ATP-binding cassette domain-containing protein produces MKRIDGNPPTVAGSAVTVRGLVKHYGETKALDGVDLDVREGTVMGVLGPNGAGKTTLVRILSTLITPDSGQAHVAGYDVVRQPRQLRRAIGLTGQYASVDEKLPGWENLYMIGRLLDLSRKDARRRADELLERFSLTEAAKRPASTYSGGMRRRLDLAASMIGHPAVLYLDEPTTGLDPRTRNEVWDEVKRMVGDGVTVLLTTQYMEEAEQLASELTVVDRGKVIANGGIEDLKAKVGGRTLRVRPADPLQLRPLASHLDELGITGLASSTVDAERGAVLVPVLSDEQLTAVVGAVTARGITVSSVTTELPSLDEVFLSLTGHRASAPQDPAPSTEDAREEVAV; encoded by the coding sequence ATGAAGCGAATCGATGGCAACCCCCCGACCGTCGCGGGCAGCGCGGTCACCGTGCGGGGGCTGGTCAAGCACTACGGCGAGACCAAGGCACTGGACGGCGTCGACCTCGATGTGCGCGAGGGCACCGTGATGGGTGTGCTCGGGCCGAACGGGGCCGGCAAGACCACCCTCGTCCGCATCCTGTCCACCCTCATCACGCCCGACTCCGGCCAGGCGCACGTCGCCGGTTACGACGTCGTACGGCAGCCCCGGCAGCTGCGGCGGGCGATAGGGCTCACCGGGCAGTACGCGTCCGTGGACGAGAAGCTCCCCGGCTGGGAGAACCTGTACATGATCGGGCGCCTGCTCGACCTGTCCCGCAAGGACGCCCGCCGGCGGGCCGACGAGCTGCTGGAGCGGTTCTCGCTCACCGAGGCCGCCAAGCGGCCCGCGTCCACCTACTCCGGCGGCATGCGGCGCCGCCTCGACCTGGCCGCCTCCATGATCGGGCACCCGGCGGTGCTGTACCTGGACGAGCCGACCACCGGACTGGACCCGCGCACCCGCAACGAGGTGTGGGACGAGGTCAAGCGCATGGTCGGCGACGGCGTCACCGTGCTGCTCACCACGCAGTACATGGAGGAGGCCGAGCAGCTCGCCTCCGAGCTGACCGTCGTGGACCGGGGCAAGGTCATCGCGAACGGCGGCATCGAGGACCTGAAGGCCAAGGTCGGCGGCCGCACCCTGCGCGTCCGCCCGGCCGACCCGCTCCAGCTGCGCCCGCTCGCCTCCCACCTGGACGAGCTGGGCATCACGGGGCTCGCCAGCTCCACCGTGGACGCGGAGCGCGGTGCCGTCCTGGTGCCGGTCCTCAGCGACGAGCAGCTGACCGCGGTGGTCGGCGCGGTCACCGCGCGCGGGATCACCGTCTCCTCCGTCACCACCGAACTGCCCAGCCTGGACGAGGTCTTCCTGTCCCTCACCGGCCACCGCGCCAGTGCCCCGCAGGACCCCGCGCCCAGCACCGAAGACGCCCGCGAGGAGGTCGCCGTATGA
- the panB gene encoding 3-methyl-2-oxobutanoate hydroxymethyltransferase: protein MTQLSAAQTPQSRPADGNKALYGGKSNRRITVRDIAAAKERGEKWPMLTAYDAMTASVFDEAGIPVMLVGDSAGNCHLGYDTTVPVTLDEMTMLSAAVVRGTSRALIVGDLPFGSYQEGPVQALRSATRLVKEAGVGAVKLEGGERSHEQIRLLVESGIPVMAHIGLTPQSVNAMGYRVQGRGEEAAQQLLRDAKAVQDAGAFAVVLELVPAELAAEVTRSLHIPTVGIGAGPGTDAQVLVWTDMLGLTGGRVPKFVKKYADLRQVIGDAAKSFAEDVVGGTFPQEEHSVH from the coding sequence ATGACGCAGCTTTCGGCTGCCCAGACGCCACAGAGCCGGCCCGCCGACGGGAACAAGGCGCTGTACGGGGGCAAGAGCAACCGTCGTATCACCGTCCGGGACATCGCCGCCGCCAAGGAGCGCGGCGAGAAGTGGCCCATGCTCACCGCCTACGACGCGATGACCGCGTCCGTCTTCGACGAGGCCGGCATCCCGGTCATGCTCGTCGGGGACTCCGCGGGCAACTGCCACCTCGGCTACGACACCACCGTGCCGGTCACCCTCGACGAGATGACCATGCTGTCCGCCGCGGTCGTACGGGGCACCTCGCGCGCCCTGATCGTCGGCGACCTGCCCTTCGGCTCCTACCAGGAGGGACCGGTGCAGGCGCTGCGCTCGGCGACCCGGCTGGTGAAGGAGGCGGGCGTCGGCGCCGTGAAGCTGGAGGGCGGTGAGCGGTCGCACGAACAGATCCGGCTGCTGGTCGAGTCCGGCATCCCGGTGATGGCGCACATCGGCCTCACCCCGCAGTCCGTCAACGCCATGGGCTACCGGGTGCAGGGCCGGGGCGAGGAGGCGGCCCAGCAGCTGCTGCGCGACGCCAAGGCCGTGCAGGACGCGGGCGCCTTCGCGGTCGTCCTGGAGCTGGTGCCGGCCGAGCTGGCCGCCGAGGTGACGCGGTCGCTGCACATCCCGACGGTCGGCATCGGGGCCGGGCCCGGCACGGACGCCCAGGTGCTGGTGTGGACCGACATGCTGGGGCTGACCGGCGGCCGGGTGCCGAAGTTCGTGAAGAAGTACGCCGACCTGCGCCAGGTCATCGGCGACGCGGCGAAGTCCTTCGCCGAGGACGTCGTCGGCGGAACGTTCCCGCAGGAGGAGCACTCCGTCCACTGA
- a CDS encoding endonuclease/exonuclease/phosphatase family protein, with the protein MAQQAYITETDDGGSGTEPRVTRIRRLYDRAVTGWRGDRRIWRRGLITAAVAIVLAGVMAAHSHIPNAVGNLGSLTETFLPWFGLLIPVLLVIALARKSATALIALVLPVSVWLNLFGGLLFDKTGAGGDLTVATHNVNADNADPAGTARAVAAAGADVMALEELKATAVPTYEKALQAKYPHHAVVGTVGLWSKYPLSDVKPVDIQLGWKRAMRATVATPAGPVAVYVAHLPSVRVKLEAGFTARQRDKSANALGEAIADEKLDRKILLGDLNGTMNDRALTAITSQMRSPQGAVGDGFGFSWPAAFPMARIDQILVSGVEPTTSWTLPATGSDHLPIAARVKVDTTAS; encoded by the coding sequence ATGGCGCAGCAGGCGTACATCACGGAGACGGACGACGGCGGCTCGGGGACCGAGCCGCGGGTGACCCGGATTCGGCGCCTGTACGACCGGGCGGTCACCGGCTGGCGCGGCGACCGGCGGATCTGGCGCCGGGGGCTGATCACCGCGGCGGTGGCCATCGTCCTGGCGGGCGTCATGGCGGCCCACTCCCACATCCCGAACGCCGTCGGCAACCTCGGCAGCCTCACCGAGACCTTCCTGCCGTGGTTCGGCCTGCTGATCCCCGTACTGCTGGTGATCGCGCTGGCCCGCAAGTCGGCGACGGCGCTGATCGCCCTGGTGCTGCCGGTCAGCGTCTGGCTCAACCTGTTCGGCGGCCTCCTCTTCGACAAGACCGGCGCCGGCGGCGACCTCACCGTGGCCACGCACAACGTCAACGCCGACAACGCCGACCCGGCCGGCACCGCCCGCGCCGTGGCCGCCGCCGGCGCGGACGTGATGGCCCTGGAGGAGCTGAAGGCGACCGCGGTGCCGACGTACGAGAAGGCGCTGCAGGCGAAGTACCCGCATCACGCCGTCGTCGGCACGGTCGGGCTGTGGAGCAAGTACCCGCTGAGCGACGTGAAGCCCGTCGACATCCAGCTCGGCTGGAAGCGCGCGATGCGCGCCACCGTCGCCACGCCCGCCGGGCCGGTCGCGGTGTACGTCGCCCACCTGCCCTCCGTCCGGGTGAAGCTGGAGGCCGGCTTCACCGCCCGGCAGCGGGACAAGAGCGCCAACGCCCTCGGCGAGGCCATCGCCGACGAGAAGCTGGACCGCAAGATCCTGCTCGGCGACCTCAACGGCACCATGAACGACCGCGCCCTCACCGCCATCACCTCCCAGATGCGCTCCCCGCAGGGCGCGGTCGGCGACGGCTTCGGCTTCAGCTGGCCGGCGGCGTTCCCGATGGCCCGCATCGACCAGATCCTGGTCAGCGGCGTCGAACCGACGACCAGCTGGACCCTCCCGGCCACCGGCAGCGACCACCTCCCGATCGCCGCGCGTGTGAAGGTCGACACAACCGCCTCCTGA
- a CDS encoding ABC transporter permease, translating into MSAATVTPTPAPTQAPDARISLRGHVRHTGALVRRNLLWIRQDPESMFDALLMPVVFTLLFVYVFGGSIGQALGGGQDGYVQYVIPGMIAMMSMTLSQGVGTGFSQDFNSGVMDRFRSLPIGRGSVLFAKIAVEMLRMLFATAVLMVVAVLVGFDIENWAGLFAAVGLSAVFASSIMWVFITLGVVLKNAQSVQAMGFLVLFPLQFGSSIFAPTKSMPGWLQAFTDYNPLSTLADAARGLMVGGPVAHDLWITLGWSVAITAVMAPVAIHKFRTKT; encoded by the coding sequence ATGAGCGCCGCCACTGTCACCCCCACCCCCGCCCCCACTCAGGCTCCCGACGCCCGGATCTCGCTGCGCGGGCACGTGCGGCACACCGGGGCCCTGGTCCGCCGCAACCTGCTGTGGATCCGGCAGGACCCGGAGTCGATGTTCGACGCGCTGCTGATGCCGGTCGTCTTCACCCTGCTGTTCGTGTACGTCTTCGGCGGCTCGATCGGACAGGCCCTGGGCGGCGGCCAGGACGGCTATGTGCAGTACGTGATCCCCGGCATGATCGCGATGATGAGCATGACGCTCTCCCAGGGCGTCGGCACCGGCTTCAGCCAGGACTTCAACTCCGGCGTCATGGACCGCTTCCGGTCGCTGCCGATCGGGCGCGGCTCGGTGCTCTTCGCGAAGATCGCCGTGGAGATGCTGCGGATGCTGTTCGCGACGGCGGTGCTGATGGTCGTCGCCGTCCTGGTCGGCTTCGACATCGAGAACTGGGCCGGTCTGTTCGCGGCAGTGGGCCTGTCGGCGGTGTTCGCCTCGTCGATCATGTGGGTGTTCATCACCCTGGGCGTGGTCCTGAAGAACGCCCAGTCCGTGCAGGCCATGGGCTTCCTGGTGCTGTTCCCGCTGCAGTTCGGCTCGTCGATCTTCGCGCCGACGAAGTCGATGCCGGGCTGGCTGCAGGCCTTCACCGACTACAACCCGCTGTCCACGCTCGCCGACGCGGCGCGCGGTCTGATGGTGGGCGGCCCGGTCGCGCACGACCTGTGGATCACGCTGGGCTGGTCGGTGGCGATCACGGCGGTGATGGCGCCGGTCGCGATCCACAAGTTCCGTACGAAGACGTGA
- a CDS encoding AfsR/SARP family transcriptional regulator → MEPVRYRILGTTQVLRPDGTAVPVGGARLRALLTVLALRAGRTVPAGLLVEEVWAGDPPADGPGALQALVGRLRRALGADAVASADGGYRLTAGPDDIDLHRFDRLAGEGTRALADGDPAKAAVVLDDALGLWRAPALADLPDRTAEAARWEARHLDALRARHSAALHLGQAEHSLPELTALCDGHPLDESLQALRLRALRDTGRTAEALAAYEDVRRLLADRLGADPGPELRALHARLLDPGAFDPSSARRPGAPAAGPATSAERPGAPAAPAPPGAPTHPAGPADPPARPAPGAPVRPGDAAAVAHPAASGDSTASSAPAAYAGSTAPAGHPAPAAPAHSTANTAPAAPVGTGGSDGASASRPRGNLRARLTSFVGRDSDLDVLRADLATTRLVTLLGPGGAGKTRLSQEAAEGAGEPARDGAWLAELAPVDDPGAVPEAVLTALGARETVLYGAGAEEMRAVAASDRQATAVERLVEHCGRRRMLIVLDNCEHVVDAAARLAEDLLSRCPNLTVLATSREPLGVPGELLRPVEPLPEPAALRLLADRGAAARPGFRPDADEETAHACAEICRRLDGLPLAIELAAARLRMLTPRQIADRLDDRFRLLTSGSRTVLPRQQTLRAVVDWSWELLDDEERDVLRRLSVFAGGCDLAAAEAVCGPAALEALGSLVDKSLVVAAPAGSDGMRYRLLETVAEYAAERLDETGGRAAAERAHLTYYRELARTTDPLLRGPEQLTAIERLEREYENLRTALRHAIAERDEQEALSLALSLVWYWQMRDLRVEARDWFSEIMTLGPDPFAEPVRPAEPVWERCTAAPPPMTGEVLAEARRGVHLAHLACMDTELDAWQNPAARRKLRVISETYEPGMPQTCTPPGLLWFFAVMLSGDMERLRVIMDAAVRTCRETPGYDWALAGSLQMRANFLANRTEWAGDAAGDADEALEIYRRLGDAWGTAEALAARAEARERKGEFRLAAADYREAARHAERLGAHAQVDVLEARLGSVLLEAGEDEEGERILYAVIDRADGAGHSGAMPSARLFLAGWLGMTGRTAEARVQLRLLREDFAISHFIVFDAFILAAEAWIATLDDRHEECLGKVRKALEKAEDPLSSAVAPHMRSGYLTIAAMALARVDGGRRAADAARCIGAAEAMLPPEHVSMGLERDARVRATARVREVLDAEAYEAAYAEGAALSPLEAVALV, encoded by the coding sequence ATGGAGCCCGTGCGCTATCGCATCCTCGGCACCACACAGGTACTCCGCCCCGACGGCACGGCCGTCCCCGTCGGCGGGGCGCGGTTGCGCGCACTGCTGACCGTGCTCGCCCTGCGGGCCGGCCGCACCGTGCCCGCGGGGCTGCTCGTGGAGGAGGTGTGGGCGGGAGACCCGCCCGCCGACGGGCCGGGTGCGCTCCAGGCGCTGGTGGGACGGCTGCGCCGGGCGCTCGGCGCGGACGCGGTGGCCTCCGCCGACGGCGGCTACCGGCTCACCGCCGGCCCCGACGACATCGACCTGCACCGTTTCGACCGGCTGGCCGGCGAGGGCACCCGCGCCCTCGCCGACGGTGACCCCGCCAAGGCGGCCGTCGTGCTCGACGACGCCCTCGGCCTGTGGCGCGCCCCGGCCCTCGCCGACCTGCCCGACCGCACCGCCGAGGCGGCCCGCTGGGAGGCGCGGCACCTGGACGCCCTGCGCGCCCGCCACTCCGCAGCCCTGCACCTGGGGCAGGCCGAGCACTCCCTGCCGGAGCTGACCGCGCTGTGCGACGGCCACCCCCTGGACGAGTCCCTCCAGGCACTGCGGCTGCGCGCCCTGCGCGACACCGGCCGCACCGCCGAGGCGCTGGCCGCCTACGAGGACGTACGCCGCCTGCTCGCGGACCGGCTCGGCGCCGACCCGGGGCCCGAGCTGCGGGCGCTGCACGCGCGGTTGCTCGATCCGGGGGCGTTCGACCCGTCGTCCGCGAGGCGGCCGGGCGCGCCGGCCGCCGGGCCCGCCACGTCCGCCGAACGCCCGGGTGCGCCGGCCGCGCCCGCCCCCCCCGGGGCACCCACCCACCCCGCCGGACCCGCCGACCCGCCCGCGCGTCCCGCTCCGGGGGCACCGGTCCGCCCTGGGGACGCTGCCGCAGTGGCCCACCCGGCGGCGTCCGGCGACTCCACGGCGTCCTCCGCACCGGCGGCGTACGCCGGCTCCACCGCCCCCGCCGGACACCCCGCACCGGCGGCGCCCGCCCACTCCACCGCGAATACCGCCCCGGCGGCCCCCGTCGGCACCGGTGGGTCCGACGGAGCGTCCGCCTCCCGCCCCCGCGGCAACCTCCGCGCCCGGCTCACCTCCTTCGTCGGCCGGGACTCCGACCTGGACGTCCTGCGCGCCGACCTGGCGACCACGCGGCTGGTCACCCTCCTCGGGCCGGGCGGTGCCGGCAAGACCCGGCTGTCGCAGGAGGCCGCCGAGGGGGCCGGGGAGCCGGCGCGGGACGGGGCCTGGCTGGCCGAGCTCGCCCCCGTCGACGACCCCGGCGCCGTGCCGGAGGCCGTGCTGACCGCGCTGGGCGCCCGCGAGACCGTGCTGTACGGCGCCGGCGCCGAGGAGATGCGGGCCGTCGCCGCCTCCGACCGGCAGGCCACCGCCGTCGAGCGCCTCGTCGAGCACTGCGGCCGGCGCCGCATGCTGATCGTCCTGGACAACTGCGAGCACGTCGTCGACGCCGCCGCCCGCCTCGCCGAGGACCTGCTCTCCCGCTGCCCGAACCTCACCGTCCTCGCCACCAGCCGCGAACCCCTCGGCGTACCCGGCGAGCTGCTGCGCCCGGTGGAGCCGCTGCCCGAACCGGCCGCGCTGCGCCTGCTCGCCGACCGGGGAGCCGCCGCCCGCCCCGGCTTCCGCCCCGACGCCGACGAGGAGACCGCGCACGCCTGCGCCGAGATCTGCCGCCGCCTCGACGGCCTGCCGCTGGCCATCGAACTGGCCGCCGCCCGGCTGCGGATGCTGACCCCCCGCCAGATCGCCGACCGCCTCGACGACCGCTTCCGCCTGCTCACCTCCGGCAGCCGCACCGTCCTGCCCCGCCAGCAGACCCTGCGCGCCGTCGTCGACTGGTCCTGGGAGCTGCTGGACGACGAGGAGCGGGACGTGCTGCGCCGCCTGTCCGTCTTCGCCGGCGGCTGCGACCTGGCCGCCGCCGAGGCCGTCTGCGGTCCCGCCGCCCTGGAAGCGCTGGGCTCCCTCGTCGACAAGTCCCTGGTGGTGGCCGCGCCGGCCGGGAGCGACGGCATGCGCTACCGGCTCCTGGAGACCGTCGCCGAGTACGCCGCCGAACGCCTCGACGAGACCGGCGGCCGGGCCGCCGCCGAGCGCGCGCACCTGACGTACTACCGCGAACTCGCCCGCACCACCGACCCGTTGCTGCGCGGCCCCGAGCAGCTCACCGCCATCGAGCGGCTGGAGCGCGAGTACGAGAACCTGCGCACCGCCCTGCGCCACGCCATCGCCGAGCGCGACGAGCAGGAGGCGCTGAGCCTGGCCCTGTCGCTGGTCTGGTACTGGCAGATGCGCGACCTGCGGGTCGAGGCCCGGGACTGGTTCAGCGAGATCATGACCCTCGGCCCGGACCCGTTCGCCGAACCGGTGCGCCCCGCCGAGCCGGTGTGGGAGCGGTGCACGGCCGCCCCGCCCCCGATGACCGGCGAAGTCCTCGCCGAGGCCCGGCGCGGTGTCCACCTCGCCCACCTCGCCTGCATGGACACCGAGCTGGACGCCTGGCAGAACCCGGCGGCCAGGCGGAAACTGCGCGTCATCTCCGAGACGTACGAACCCGGCATGCCCCAGACCTGCACCCCGCCCGGCCTGCTCTGGTTCTTCGCCGTGATGCTCTCCGGCGACATGGAGCGCCTGCGCGTGATCATGGACGCCGCCGTGCGCACCTGCCGCGAGACGCCGGGTTACGACTGGGCGCTGGCCGGCAGCCTCCAGATGCGCGCCAACTTCCTCGCCAACCGCACCGAGTGGGCCGGCGACGCGGCCGGCGACGCCGACGAGGCACTGGAGATCTACCGCCGCCTCGGCGACGCCTGGGGCACCGCCGAGGCGCTGGCCGCCCGTGCCGAGGCCCGGGAGCGCAAGGGCGAGTTCCGGCTCGCCGCCGCCGACTACCGCGAGGCCGCGCGGCACGCCGAACGGCTCGGCGCGCACGCCCAGGTGGACGTCCTGGAGGCCCGCCTCGGCAGCGTGCTGCTGGAGGCGGGCGAGGACGAGGAGGGCGAGCGCATCCTGTACGCCGTGATCGACCGCGCCGACGGGGCCGGGCACAGCGGCGCCATGCCGTCCGCCCGGCTCTTCCTCGCCGGCTGGCTCGGCATGACCGGCCGGACCGCCGAGGCACGGGTGCAGCTGCGGCTGCTGCGCGAGGACTTCGCCATCTCCCACTTCATCGTCTTCGACGCCTTCATCCTCGCCGCCGAGGCGTGGATCGCCACACTGGACGACCGGCACGAGGAGTGCCTGGGAAAGGTCCGCAAGGCGCTGGAGAAGGCCGAGGACCCGCTGTCCTCGGCCGTCGCCCCGCACATGCGCTCCGGGTACCTGACCATCGCCGCGATGGCGCTGGCCCGCGTGGACGGCGGCCGCCGGGCCGCCGACGCCGCCCGCTGCATCGGCGCCGCCGAGGCGATGCTGCCGCCGGAGCACGTCTCGATGGGCCTGGAGCGGGACGCGCGCGTCCGGGCCACCGCGCGGGTACGCGAGGTGCTCGACGCCGAGGCGTACGAGGCCGCGTACGCGGAGGGCGCCGCCCTCTCCCCGTTGGAGGCCGTCGCCCTCGTCTGA